From the genome of Prunus persica cultivar Lovell chromosome G8, Prunus_persica_NCBIv2, whole genome shotgun sequence:
atatatatataaaaacactaGGGGTTtagatagaaaaaaaaaagtcctttgtgttttaaaaaaaatggacatttcctcttttttgaaaaaagcagaaattttctttaaaaaaataattgacgttcaaaaaaaattaataaaatggtaagaaagttgtgaCATTTTGttggataaattgaatacaaacttggaaaacaaaagttaacttgtataatatattaatgacattgttttaaatgTAAAGAGAATGACACTTGTCAAGCAAAAAAGGGAGAATATTAAAAAGAAGGTTGCTAACATTCCCCATAGAAGAGACCGAACTCCTCAAGGCACAAAAGGTTTACCTCACAAAGACAGTAAACCAAGAGAAGATTGCTTACTCagttcttgcattttaaaagGAAATAGGTCGACCAACAATTAGACCGAATAATTATTTTCCCCAACCGAGGGAGCAAACAAGGGTCAAAGGCTTACTTGCCTCACCGAGAGAGCAAGAGGCCGACCAAGATTCACCTTTTTCACCTCCCAAGAAAGCATATGGAGGAAGCCATATAGCTGATTGGATGCATGTTAGAGCCACGACTAGGATTATCGACTTGTCcagagaaaaatacaaagtctTTAAATAGAAGCAAAACTAAAGGAATAAGGGTCGAGTACCGataaatcaaacaaaccaAGCCCAACGATTGCTCAAATGCaccattttatcttttttagcATGTATTTTTACAGTTTTCAATGTTTTCCATTAGAATCGTTCTGAGTTCGTGGGCAATTCCTACTTCAATCGTTCATTTCATATATCAAGAGTGAGGAGATATGAGATAATGAGAGCACATATCGACATGATCGATTCAAATGATAGTAGATAAATCAACAGCAGTACGGTACCGTTTCCGATTTGGTCCCTTCCGACAGTCGTCGGTCAGCAGGCGGTATTGTCCATTTAGTTTGGTTACTGAACCGAGGCCAGCCCCACATTAATCAATTATTATTGAAGTTTAACTTttcaatacaaaaaataaataaataaaaattcaacatGTAACTTTTGGGAAAATATATTTCAGTTGGGCTGTTGTATCCTAGAGGGACAAGTCAAAATATATTGATGCATTGGTTCGTGAGTTTTGCCAAATAATAATCGGCTTGAATctcctgaaaaaaaaaaatgaaaaaaaaaagcgtgAAATTCATGTCTCAATCTGATTGGCTACGTGCTTCTGGGaagacaaaatatttttattttcttaattctaattTTTCCGACCACGTGATAGTTAGATCAACTTAAGTAAGGGACTTTTGTTAAAGAAGGTGAAATCCTGACACAATAATTGAGATACAAGTACTCTTTCACAATatggtaatataataaatattgaaacGAATTAAGGGAGATGTCGAGGTTAAGATACCTTCATGAGGAGtaatctaattttttgttgttaagaCTGCGATGGATCGCCAAATATTGCTGATGATGTATTCTTTATCATTTAGGTTCTCTTATTTATAGAAGTGATGTGTAGCATACTATGTGGTGTTGCCTAAAGCAAAATTTAACGTAGTTGGTTTCAATAAGATGTATTGATGAGTTTATCCTCAaggtaatttattattataattatactATTAATTGGCTAAACTTGGTTCTTATACCAAATTTGAGTCGGGGCTCGATCATATAGTCAAATGGTCACTATAGAGACCAGATATCAAGCCTTGAACATGGAATTTGAACATAATTTTGCATAAATACCAACTTACAGAGTCACGTGTAAAGAACTGAGAGGCATTTAACCATAACAAAGTGTTTAAGCAAAATATGATCATTAGtttaacaaataataataaaactatATAATTGTGTTTCCCTGTTTTAAACTAGAAGTTTACTtgagaaaactaaaaattgaaaagaaaaaggaaaaaaaaagtgagagaAAGCTTACTTAAAATATGTTTCGTATTGCTTGAAAGCAAAATAGTGTTTTATTGAAAGCTAGAGAGCACTAAAAGTTTTATCTTCTTTGACTTGCTTACAAATTTTATGGAGACTATTTATTTACCCAAAACCCGTACGACACGCACCTTGATAAAATGACACCAGTTGTATTGAATAGGTCAACTCCAAaattttcgaccaaaaaaatttcaactctaTTACTTGCACTTTCTAGAAGTCAAAAATATTACTCAAAGGAGAAAAGTAGAGACAGCGAATTTGTTTGTACTCTAAAGGACATAAATGTCCAAGAAACGGAGGAGAGGAACAGAAGAAATGTCGGGTCCACTGTTCAACAGCTCAGTTATGATCCTCTGTCTCCTAATTTTCCTATCCCATCCCTGTTCCCTACTTATGTTTGTGACATCTGTCTTTCCATTTAATCAATCCGAACGCCATTAACCCATCCAAATATTTTTGTAGGAGAAAATTTTAGCAATGTTTCCTCACCTATAGACCTTGTTCCACTTTGCTCTTTGAACTTTCTTTGGTTTTGAGACCTTCTAGTCTTTCGAAACGTGTCATATGCCCTATTCCGTTAAGTTTGTTAATGTTTTTGTTAAATGCTGGATAATTTATATCAATTCAAGTTAGAATTTAGTTTGACAAATTTAAATTCTAATTGCCTCGACCACTTGTTCGTTTTAATCATATTTTAAATGgattaaaaaatgaagaagtaaAAATGGGGCCTTCATTGGTTAAAATTGGATCTAAAGGGAAAAATAGGTTGATTCAATTAGGGTTTAAGTTGGTCAAATTATTTCCGAACTTGAAGTGACAAAAAGGCCTATGAATTTCAAGaagtaattaataaatttgacGAAATGGGATATATTGACACGTGGTTACCAAATTGAAAGTTcagaaagtaaagaaaaacaatgtcTATAATTTAGGGTGattgctaaaaaaaaaaatttattttaataaaatcgaaataaaaaatacaatcaGGAACCTTTAACAGCGTTTATATTCTGTCATGTGTAGAGACTAGTTTGGAGGCAACACAGCAGATCTGAGCACCAGTCAGTCAAGGGCGTGGATGACCCCCTACCCCCCGTCCCATTTGACAGTCAAAGTATTCCTTCCATCCATTTTCCAAACCACACCAATCTCCTCACTCTCTCCTTCCTCCTTAAAACTCAGAAACCCAGCCATCAAATCTGAGACAGCAACCCGTATAACCAATATGACCccattctcttttcttctcttgatcCCCTGTCTCTTCTCTGCCGCCGCCGTCACCACCATCTCAGCCGCCAACACAATTTCACCAGGCTCTACTCTCTCCGCCTCCAACCAAAACCAGTTCTGGTCCTCCCCAAATGCCACCTTCTCCTTCGGCTTCCTTCCCTCTGACCCCCCCACTTCGCCCCCTTCCTTCATCGCCGCCATTTTCTACTCCGGCGGCGTCCCTGTATGGTCCGCCGGCGATGGAGCTGCCGTTGACTCCGGCGGCACCCTTCAATTCCTCTCCTCCGGCACCCTCCGCCTCGTCAACGGCTCCGGCACTACTCTCTGGGACTCCAATACCGCCAGCCGCGGCGTCTCCTCCGCCCAGCTTGACGATTCGGGCGACTTGGTGCTCCGCAACGGCACCGTTTCGGTCTGGTCCAGCTTCGAAAACCCGACCGATTCGATCGTGCCGTCGCAGAACTTCACTGTGGGTAAGGTTTTGCGATCTGGGTTGTATTCTTTTAAGCTTGTTAAGAATGGGAACCTTACTCTTGTTTGGAACAATAGTATTACGTATTGGAACGAAGGATTGAATTCTTCTGTTAATACCAATTTGACTTCACCTAGTTTAGGATTGCAGTCAATTGGTATTTTGTCAATCTCTGATCTACGCTTGGCCACTGCGGTCATTGTTGCTTATAGTAGTGATTATGCTGAAGCTGGTGATATTTTGAGGTTCTTGAAGCTAGGGAGTGATGGGAATTTGAGAATTTATAGCTCCACTAGAGGTAGTGGGACTATAATTGAGAGATGGGCAGCTGTTACTGATCAGTGTGAGGTTTTCGGGTACTGCGGGGACATGGGAGTTTGTAGTTATAATAATTCCAATCCGGTGTGTGGTTGTATGTCGCAGAATTTTGAGCTAGTTGATTCGAAGGATAGCAGGAAAGGATGTAAAAGGAAGATGGAGATTGAGGATTGTCCTCAGAGTGTGACTATGTTGGACCTTGTTCATACTCGGTTCTTGACGTACCCTCCCGAGACGGAATCACAGATTTTCTTTGTGGGTATATCAGCTTGCAGGTTGAATTGTCTTGTAAATAGTGCTTGTGATGCTTCGACATCTTTGTCTGATGGCACAGGGCTATGTTACTACAAGACACCTGGTTTTCTTAGTGGCTATCATAGTCCAGCTATGTCCAGCAGTTCATATATCAAGGTTTGTGGGCCGGTGATTCCAAATCCTTTGTCTTCATTGGAGAGTGCTGGCAAGAAAAAGGATTGGAAGTTGCACGCTTGGATTGTGGTTGTTGCGGTTGTTGCAACCCTTTTGGGTTTGATGGCATTGGAGGGCGGTTTGTGGTGGTGGTTTTGCAGGAACAGTCCCAACTTTGGTGGATTGTCCGCTCAATATGCACTTCTTGAGTATGCTTCTGGTGCACCGGTTCAGTTCGTGTTTAAGGAGCTCCAGCGCTCAACTAAGGGATTCAAGGAGAAGCTTGGGGAAGGAGGATTTGGAGCTGTTTATAAGGGCATTCTTGCTAATAGAACTGTTGTTGCGGTTAAGCAACTTGAGGGGATTGAGCAAGGGGAGAAACAATTTAGGATGGAGGTTGCAACCATTAGTAGCACCCACCATTTGAATCTGGTGAGGCTGATTGGTTTTTGCTCTGAGGGGCGCCATAGGCTTTTGGTATATGAGTTCATGAAAAATGGGTCCCTTGATAATTTCCTGTTTGCAACAGCAGAGCAGTCGGGAAAGTTGTTGAATTGGGAGTCTCGGTTCAACATTGCCCTAGGGACTGCAAGGGGGATCACATACCTTCATGAGGAGTGCCGAGACTGCATTGTGCATTGTGATATAAAGCCAGAAAACATTCTCATAGATGAGAATTTCAATGCCAAAGTGTCAGATTTTGGCCTCGCAAAGCTCGTTAATCCAAAGGACCATAGGTATCGAACCTTGACGAGTGTTAGAGGGACTAGAGGGTATTTGGCACCTGAATGGCTAGCAAATCTTCCAATAACTTCCAAATCTGATATTTACAGTTATGGTATGGTTTTGCTAGAGATAGTGAGTGGGAGAAGGAATTTTGAAGTTTCTGAGGAGACGAATAGGAAGAAGTTCTCCTTATGGGCTTTTGAGGAATTTGAGAAGGGTAACATCAAGGGAATTGTCGATAAAAGGCTAGTCGACCAAGATGTTGATATGGATCAAGTGACGAGAGCAATTCAGGTGACCTTCTGGTGCATACATGAACAACCATCTCATAGGCCAATGATGGGAAAAGTTGTACAGATGCTGGAAGGAATTACAGATATTGAGAAACCCCCTGCACCGAGGGCTGCCATTGACGTGCCTACTAGTGGAACAGACATGAATATGAGCAGTAATGTCAGTGCTCTGTCCACTGCTGCAGCCTCAGCCCCAGCTCCTTCCTCATTTTCATCATTTCAAATTTCTGGAGTATCCTCCTTAACATCAGGGAGGAACATCGAGAAGGCAACTGCATCCCTTATACACTCAGACCCAAATTGAATCTTATTTCCTTACACGTGTTTTGTATAAGAGATTTTAGATTCTAGTTCTTTTAAGCTGCTTCCTCCATTCAAATTAAGACAAgacttttgatattttattttgtaaaaattgtTTATAATGATAGTATATGATACTTTAAAGCAGAATGTAATAGCATAATATCATATTGAGTTCGTTCAAGAAACATATTATTAGCACAATTgagctttttattttatttttaatatctaTGAACTGCATCCCGTACTGTTCCTACATCCTAGATTGATGGTTTATTTAGACAAGGACATCGGGTGCAGGGATAACTGTTCTTGATCACTTGAAATGCAAGCTCGTTGCAATTGAAAAGCTGGGGGTAGCTGataactattttttagttttagggGGGACTGCCGTTGACATAGGCTATTAGCATGTTAACGCATGCAAGCAGGGA
Proteins encoded in this window:
- the LOC18767191 gene encoding G-type lectin S-receptor-like serine/threonine-protein kinase At1g34300; translation: MTPYPPSHLTVKVFLPSIFQTTPISSLSPSSLKLRNPAIKSETATRITNMTPFSFLLLIPCLFSAAAVTTISAANTISPGSTLSASNQNQFWSSPNATFSFGFLPSDPPTSPPSFIAAIFYSGGVPVWSAGDGAAVDSGGTLQFLSSGTLRLVNGSGTTLWDSNTASRGVSSAQLDDSGDLVLRNGTVSVWSSFENPTDSIVPSQNFTVGKVLRSGLYSFKLVKNGNLTLVWNNSITYWNEGLNSSVNTNLTSPSLGLQSIGILSISDLRLATAVIVAYSSDYAEAGDILRFLKLGSDGNLRIYSSTRGSGTIIERWAAVTDQCEVFGYCGDMGVCSYNNSNPVCGCMSQNFELVDSKDSRKGCKRKMEIEDCPQSVTMLDLVHTRFLTYPPETESQIFFVGISACRLNCLVNSACDASTSLSDGTGLCYYKTPGFLSGYHSPAMSSSSYIKVCGPVIPNPLSSLESAGKKKDWKLHAWIVVVAVVATLLGLMALEGGLWWWFCRNSPNFGGLSAQYALLEYASGAPVQFVFKELQRSTKGFKEKLGEGGFGAVYKGILANRTVVAVKQLEGIEQGEKQFRMEVATISSTHHLNLVRLIGFCSEGRHRLLVYEFMKNGSLDNFLFATAEQSGKLLNWESRFNIALGTARGITYLHEECRDCIVHCDIKPENILIDENFNAKVSDFGLAKLVNPKDHRYRTLTSVRGTRGYLAPEWLANLPITSKSDIYSYGMVLLEIVSGRRNFEVSEETNRKKFSLWAFEEFEKGNIKGIVDKRLVDQDVDMDQVTRAIQVTFWCIHEQPSHRPMMGKVVQMLEGITDIEKPPAPRAAIDVPTSGTDMNMSSNVSALSTAAASAPAPSSFSSFQISGVSSLTSGRNIEKATASLIHSDPN